In Gossypium raimondii isolate GPD5lz chromosome 12, ASM2569854v1, whole genome shotgun sequence, a single window of DNA contains:
- the LOC105763140 gene encoding transcription factor BEE 3, with protein MGDFTQHVQPMSEMEMTKQQCSELNSTPMENFTIADLSLQTLLAHQLPEFPPILSFTVLAGGSPTATADEHVSLQTNKRKATEQSTCKSQIISPAASTTEFEGNTNTRKKNITLGKGKKAKEAEEIIHVRARRGQATDSHSLAERVRREKINEKMRCLQDLVPGCHKTMGMAVMLEEIINYVHSLQNQVEFLSMELAAASSYVETQGNKMAQEGTNSHVPRQQQEMEKWAMDRYGEQHWFHSTWPL; from the exons ATGGGTGACTTTACACAACATGTGCAGCCAATGTCAGAAATGGAAATGACAAAGCAACAGTGTTCAGAGTTGAACTCAACTCCAATGGAGAATTTCACCATTGCAGACTTGTCTCTCCAAACCTTACTGGCCCACCAACTTCCTGAATTCCCACCAATCCTCTCCTTCACTGTGCTTGCCGGCGGCAGCCCTACTGCCACCGCGGATGAACATGTTTCTCTCCAAACCAACAAGAGAAAAGCAACGGAACAATCCACCTGCAAATCCCAAATCATATCTCCAGCAGCTTCGACCACTGAATTTGAAGGAAACACCAATACGAGGAAAAAGAATATT ACACTAGGCAAAGGGAAGAAAGCAAAAGAAGCAGAGGAAATCATTCATGTTAGAGCAAGAAGAGGGCAAGCTACTGATAGTCACAGCTTAGCAGAAAGg gttagaagagagaaaataaatgagaaaatgaGATGCTTACAAGACCTTGTTCCTGGATGCCACAAG ACAATGGGAATGGCAGTTATGCTGGAGGAGATAATAAATTACGTTCATTCATTACAGAATCAAGTAGAG TTTCTTTCAATGGAGCTTGCTGCTGCCAGTTCTTATGTTGAAACACAAGGCAACAAAATGGCACAG GAGGGGACAAATTCACATGTGCCACGACAACAACAAGAGATGGAGAAATGGGCAATGGATAGATATGGAGAGCAGCATTGGTTCCATTCGACATGGCCACTTTGA